A window of the Planctomycetota bacterium genome harbors these coding sequences:
- a CDS encoding hydrogenase iron-sulfur subunit, giving the protein MNQTQTADTKAQSPSTEFEPLIVVFCCNWCSYAGADLAGTSRLQYPSNIRIIRVMCSGMVHPSLVIDALSKGADGVLVLGCHIGDCHYLDGNLRTQSRREAIELMLDDMGMERDRFRLEWVSASEGQKFAQVVKDMVAQVKKAGPSPYRKK; this is encoded by the coding sequence ATGAATCAGACTCAGACTGCAGATACTAAAGCTCAATCGCCAAGCACAGAGTTTGAACCATTGATTGTGGTTTTTTGCTGCAACTGGTGCTCGTATGCCGGGGCGGATTTGGCCGGCACATCGCGCTTGCAGTATCCCAGCAATATCCGGATTATACGCGTCATGTGTTCGGGAATGGTTCATCCCAGCCTGGTGATTGATGCCTTAAGCAAAGGCGCTGACGGCGTCCTCGTTTTAGGGTGCCATATCGGTGATTGCCATTACCTGGACGGCAATCTCCGGACCCAGTCGCGCCGGGAAGCCATCGAGCTTATGCTGGATGATATGGGCATGGAGCGCGATCGGTTCCGGCTGGAATGGGTTTCCGCTTCAGAAGGGCAGAAATTTGCCCAAGTAGTTAAGGATATGGTTGCTCAGGTGAAAAAAGCGGGTCCGAGCCCTTATCGCAAGAAATAA
- a CDS encoding CoB--CoM heterodisulfide reductase iron-sulfur subunit A family protein yields the protein MVVGGGVGGMQASLDLAEAGYRVYLVETSPCIGGTMAQLDKTFPTNDCAMCTLAPRLVDTAGHLNIDKLTYTDVEAIEGTPGNFKVRVNKKARSVDPEKCTGCGVCVDKCPVQKRKDAPKSEYDEGLVPRAAIYIPFPQAVPKVPVIDREHCLYFLKGICRVCEKSCEAKAISFEQKDDIVTLDVGAVILAPGFELFDAKLRQEFGYGRYPNVVSSVQLERILSASGPYQGETLRPSDKKHPHKIAFIQCVGSREVEHNWCSSVCCMYATKEAILAKEHAPDLDCHIFYIDIRAFGKGFEAYYERAKELGIKYTRCKPSSVKEIPGTKNLVVRYYDDKNELQEEEFDMVSLSCGLHPPKSIKGLTKIFGLDLNKHGFCQTGKFSPVESNKAGIYVSGPLTEPKDIPETVMQSCAASSKAMALLAESRGTMVTKRQYPPEIDVSGQEPRIGVFVCHCGKNIGGVANVPSVRDYAKKLANVVYVEDNLYTCSSDTQKKIKEMIKEHKLNRIVVAACTPRTHEPLFRNTLREAGLNPYLFEMANIRDQNTWVHMNEPAKATTKAMDMVRIAVAKARVLEPLQNRFLEIEHDALVIGAGISGMTAALELANQGFVVHLVEHSAELGGNMRHLNYFLDENYNPQKELATIIEKIKKHLKIKLYTSSTVKMVEGSMGNFKTTLETPKGAVEFRHGAVVVATGAEEYKPKEYLFGETSNVITQVQLEEKIAGSAKAVKDVDLNKVNAVAMIQCVGSRDKEHPYCSRICCSMAVKNARKLKKMKPDTQVYVLYRDIRTYGFNEEYYRQAREDGVIFLRFRDEEKPNVVKQGDKLMITVNDPILNQLVALSVDLLVLSAGTVADIPNNADISQKLKVPLTQDKFFLEAHLKLRPVDFATEGVYLAGLAHSPKNVDESIIQGAAAASRAATILAKDKVELDAVVSEIIDECCDGCGYCVEICPYHSLTLMEYMKGDEIKKTIDRDLALCKGCGVCQATCPKGGVVVSNFKMSQLKEMVEAALEPVNK from the coding sequence ATGGTAGTCGGCGGAGGCGTCGGCGGCATGCAGGCTTCATTGGATTTAGCCGAAGCCGGGTATCGGGTGTATCTCGTGGAAACGAGTCCCTGTATCGGCGGGACAATGGCACAGCTCGATAAGACCTTCCCGACCAACGATTGCGCGATGTGCACCTTGGCGCCGCGTTTGGTTGATACGGCCGGCCATCTTAATATAGATAAACTGACTTATACGGATGTTGAGGCGATAGAAGGAACGCCGGGTAATTTCAAGGTGCGCGTCAATAAGAAAGCGCGTTCCGTTGACCCGGAAAAATGCACCGGTTGCGGGGTTTGTGTGGATAAATGCCCGGTCCAGAAACGCAAAGACGCGCCGAAATCCGAATACGACGAAGGCCTGGTGCCCAGGGCGGCTATTTATATTCCGTTCCCGCAGGCTGTCCCTAAGGTGCCGGTGATTGACCGCGAGCATTGCCTGTATTTCCTGAAAGGCATCTGCCGCGTTTGCGAGAAGAGTTGCGAAGCCAAAGCGATCAGTTTCGAACAGAAAGATGATATTGTAACATTGGATGTGGGCGCGGTTATCCTTGCGCCGGGTTTTGAATTGTTTGACGCCAAGCTGAGGCAGGAATTCGGTTACGGCAGGTATCCTAATGTGGTTTCATCCGTTCAGCTGGAGCGTATTCTTTCCGCTTCCGGCCCGTATCAGGGTGAAACATTGAGGCCTTCCGACAAGAAACATCCCCATAAGATTGCTTTTATCCAGTGCGTGGGATCGCGTGAAGTCGAGCATAACTGGTGTTCATCCGTCTGCTGCATGTACGCGACCAAAGAGGCGATTCTGGCAAAGGAGCACGCGCCGGACCTCGATTGCCATATTTTTTATATTGATATCCGCGCTTTCGGCAAAGGCTTTGAAGCATACTACGAAAGGGCAAAGGAACTGGGCATAAAATATACCCGTTGCAAGCCTTCGTCGGTCAAGGAAATCCCCGGAACCAAGAATCTGGTCGTCCGGTATTATGACGATAAAAACGAACTTCAAGAAGAAGAATTCGATATGGTTTCTTTATCCTGCGGATTGCATCCACCCAAATCCATTAAGGGATTGACCAAGATATTTGGGCTGGATTTGAATAAGCACGGCTTTTGCCAGACAGGTAAATTTAGTCCGGTAGAGAGCAACAAGGCCGGAATATATGTAAGCGGCCCTTTGACCGAACCGAAGGATATTCCGGAAACGGTAATGCAATCCTGCGCTGCTTCTTCCAAGGCGATGGCATTGCTGGCCGAATCGCGCGGGACAATGGTGACCAAGCGCCAGTATCCTCCGGAGATAGATGTAAGCGGGCAGGAACCGCGCATCGGCGTATTCGTTTGCCACTGCGGCAAAAATATCGGCGGCGTGGCTAATGTGCCTTCGGTGCGTGATTACGCCAAGAAACTGGCGAACGTGGTTTACGTGGAAGATAATCTTTATACCTGCTCTTCCGATACGCAGAAGAAAATCAAGGAAATGATTAAGGAGCATAAACTCAATCGGATAGTGGTGGCGGCTTGTACGCCGCGCACCCACGAACCGCTTTTCAGGAATACCCTAAGGGAAGCCGGGTTAAACCCATACCTATTTGAGATGGCGAATATCCGTGACCAGAACACCTGGGTGCATATGAACGAGCCGGCAAAGGCGACGACCAAGGCAATGGATATGGTGCGCATTGCCGTGGCTAAAGCGCGGGTCTTGGAGCCGCTCCAGAATCGTTTCCTGGAAATCGAGCACGACGCTTTGGTTATCGGAGCGGGAATCTCCGGTATGACCGCGGCATTGGAGCTGGCCAACCAGGGATTTGTTGTCCATCTGGTGGAACATTCGGCGGAACTGGGCGGAAACATGAGGCATTTAAACTATTTCCTGGACGAGAATTACAATCCGCAAAAAGAACTGGCAACGATAATCGAAAAGATAAAAAAGCATCTCAAGATTAAATTATATACTTCTTCTACCGTAAAGATGGTTGAAGGGTCAATGGGTAATTTCAAGACTACCCTGGAAACGCCCAAGGGAGCGGTCGAATTCCGGCACGGCGCCGTAGTGGTCGCTACCGGAGCTGAAGAATATAAACCCAAGGAGTATCTATTTGGGGAAACTTCGAACGTGATTACGCAGGTGCAGCTTGAAGAGAAAATTGCCGGGTCAGCCAAAGCCGTTAAGGATGTGGATTTAAATAAAGTTAATGCCGTTGCGATGATACAGTGCGTGGGTTCGCGCGATAAAGAACATCCTTATTGCAGCCGTATCTGCTGTTCGATGGCGGTGAAGAATGCCAGGAAATTGAAGAAGATGAAACCCGATACGCAGGTATACGTCCTTTACCGCGATATCCGGACCTACGGTTTTAACGAGGAGTATTACCGCCAGGCGCGCGAGGACGGCGTGATTTTCCTGCGTTTCCGAGATGAAGAAAAGCCGAACGTAGTCAAGCAGGGCGATAAACTAATGATAACCGTCAACGACCCGATTCTCAACCAGCTGGTAGCGTTATCGGTTGATTTGCTGGTGCTTTCGGCCGGGACGGTGGCGGATATTCCCAATAACGCGGATATTTCCCAGAAGCTTAAGGTGCCCCTGACCCAGGATAAGTTTTTCCTGGAGGCGCATTTAAAGTTGAGACCGGTTGATTTTGCTACCGAAGGCGTCTACCTGGCCGGTTTGGCGCACAGTCCGAAGAACGTGGACGAAAGCATTATCCAAGGCGCTGCGGCTGCTTCACGTGCCGCAACTATCCTGGCCAAAGATAAAGTGGAGCTGGATGCGGTTGTTTCGGAAATCATCGACGAATGCTGTGATGGATGCGGTTACTGCGTGGAGATTTGCCCTTACCATTCGTTGACTTTGATGGAATATATGAAGGGAGACGAAATCAAAAAGACGATTGACCGCGACCTGGCGCTATGCAAGGGTTGCGGCGTTTGCCAGGCGACCTGCCCCAAGGGCGGCGTGGTGGTCAGTAACTTTAAGATGTCCCAATTAAAGGAAATGGTTGAAGCGGCTTTGGAGCCGGTGAATAAATAA
- a CDS encoding CoB--CoM heterodisulfide reductase iron-sulfur subunit B family protein yields the protein MTRYGYYPGCSLHSTGAEYDHSFKAVCNSFKIELEEVPGWVCCGTSPAHASSHLLATALPIKNLALAEYAGINELVVPCAACFSRFKMSLRELSENEKLSEEIKEIIGSAFQNKVKIIHPLEVFDKMEEKNIKDAVKKNLSGMKVVCYYGCLLTRPPKVMQFDNVEYPMSMDRVMQKCGATVLDWSYKTDCCGATFSLTETDAVLKLTNKILENAKAVGANAIAVACPLCHANLDTRQAEIEEKYQTQYGLPILYFTQIMGLALGIEPKELGMKKHLVPTEPVLAAVK from the coding sequence ATGACAAGATACGGTTATTATCCGGGATGTTCTTTACATTCCACAGGAGCAGAATACGACCATTCGTTTAAAGCCGTTTGTAATTCTTTTAAGATTGAGCTTGAGGAAGTGCCCGGCTGGGTTTGTTGCGGGACTTCCCCGGCTCACGCCAGTTCCCACCTTCTGGCGACGGCTTTGCCCATCAAGAACCTGGCCTTAGCCGAATATGCCGGCATTAACGAGCTGGTGGTTCCCTGCGCGGCTTGTTTTTCCCGTTTTAAGATGTCTTTGCGTGAGCTAAGCGAAAATGAAAAGCTTTCTGAGGAAATAAAGGAAATAATCGGCTCGGCTTTCCAGAACAAGGTCAAAATCATCCATCCTTTGGAAGTATTCGATAAGATGGAAGAAAAAAACATTAAAGACGCCGTAAAGAAAAACCTTTCCGGTATGAAAGTGGTTTGTTATTACGGATGTCTTTTGACCCGCCCGCCCAAGGTGATGCAGTTTGATAATGTGGAATACCCGATGAGCATGGACAGGGTCATGCAGAAATGCGGTGCGACAGTCCTGGATTGGTCTTATAAAACGGATTGCTGCGGGGCGACTTTTTCGCTGACTGAGACGGATGCGGTTTTGAAACTGACCAACAAAATCCTGGAAAATGCCAAGGCGGTCGGAGCGAATGCTATTGCGGTTGCCTGCCCGCTTTGCCATGCGAACCTGGATACACGGCAGGCGGAAATAGAAGAGAAATACCAAACTCAATACGGCCTGCCCATATTATATTTTACCCAGATAATGGGATTGGCTTTGGGAATTGAGCCGAAAGAGCTCGGAATGAAAAAGCATCTGGTTCCAACGGAACCTGTCCTGGCGGCAGTAAAATAA
- a CDS encoding 4Fe-4S dicluster domain-containing protein: MTDQTATVKTIIPSGDLLKEIEKEIGVNVNTCYQCRKCSAGCPMSWAMDYTPAQLIHAIRLGQSALVFNSKTMWMCSACQTCTTRCPQDVDIARIMDTCKILAIKQGFSSPVPRVHKFNKAALRNIKWFGRMYELGMIGDLKMRTFEFFKDAGMGIKMFFKGKLNVFPSISPSRTSTTWKIFSNVAKKEKEHRA; the protein is encoded by the coding sequence ATGACAGACCAGACAGCCACGGTTAAAACAATCATTCCCTCCGGTGATTTGCTTAAAGAAATCGAAAAGGAAATCGGCGTTAACGTCAACACATGTTACCAGTGCCGCAAATGCTCGGCGGGGTGCCCGATGAGTTGGGCAATGGATTATACGCCGGCGCAGCTTATCCATGCCATCCGCTTGGGGCAATCAGCCCTTGTCTTTAATTCTAAAACCATGTGGATGTGCTCGGCATGCCAGACCTGCACCACCCGTTGCCCGCAGGATGTGGATATCGCCCGGATAATGGATACCTGCAAAATACTGGCTATAAAACAGGGCTTTTCTTCGCCCGTACCCAGGGTCCATAAATTCAATAAGGCGGCCCTGCGCAATATCAAATGGTTCGGCAGGATGTATGAGCTCGGTATGATAGGCGATTTGAAGATGAGGACATTTGAGTTTTTCAAGGATGCCGGAATGGGCATTAAGATGTTCTTTAAGGGGAAGCTGAATGTTTTCCCGAGTATTTCACCTTCAAGGACCTCGACTACCTGGAAGATTTTCTCCAACGTGGCAAAGAAGGAAAAGGAGCATCGGGCTTAG
- the dnaB gene encoding replicative DNA helicase: MANNPSANQNPGHDFQPQYDLEAETGLLGSIILDDSIVASVHEILDKEYFYNTNHQIIYDAMLKLYDERSPIDLVTLKSELEKRGDGLFDKVGGLDYLTTLVESVSSTANSNYYAKLIREKYILRAIMLGCNEILRETSQSTADSEYLLDKAQRVIFDVAQKKEAIKMVHIKDILTETFEKHIMTVHDRKGRLSGLSTGLAELDDTLGGLRGGQLIVVAGRPGSGKSSFGLRLLEQTGLVEKKAAVLYTLEVTSQEVVTNLLCCHARVDSQKLRRGLISAEEIQELMLSAGQFEKANIFIDDSSALTPFDLRSRARRLKADHDIQLILVDYLQLMMMKDADSREREIAQISYSLKSLAKELGIPVVAMAQLSRAPEHREAKQPKPRLSDLRESGAIEQDADVVLMLYRDELYNPNSEKKNICEIIIAKQRNGPTGSYEVQFQKEYTRFETLYKEEESALH; this comes from the coding sequence ATGGCAAACAATCCGTCGGCAAACCAGAACCCCGGGCATGATTTCCAGCCGCAATACGACCTGGAAGCGGAAACCGGATTACTCGGCTCCATTATCCTTGACGATTCCATCGTGGCAAGCGTCCATGAGATTCTGGATAAGGAATATTTTTATAATACCAACCACCAGATTATCTACGATGCCATGCTCAAACTTTATGACGAGCGCTCGCCCATTGATTTGGTCACCCTTAAAAGCGAGCTGGAAAAGCGGGGCGATGGCCTCTTTGATAAAGTCGGCGGGCTTGATTACCTGACTACTCTGGTTGAATCCGTTTCTTCCACGGCAAACTCCAATTACTACGCCAAACTCATCAGGGAGAAATACATCCTGCGCGCCATTATGCTGGGATGCAACGAAATCCTGCGCGAAACCAGCCAGAGCACGGCAGACAGCGAATATCTTCTGGATAAAGCCCAACGCGTTATTTTTGATGTCGCCCAGAAAAAAGAGGCCATAAAAATGGTCCATATAAAGGATATCCTGACCGAGACTTTTGAAAAGCATATCATGACCGTTCACGACAGGAAAGGCAGGTTAAGCGGATTATCCACGGGACTGGCCGAACTGGACGATACCCTGGGCGGTTTGCGCGGAGGACAGCTTATCGTGGTTGCCGGACGTCCGGGCAGCGGAAAATCCAGCTTTGGCTTGAGGCTCCTGGAGCAGACGGGACTCGTTGAAAAGAAAGCGGCGGTCCTTTATACGCTGGAAGTTACTTCTCAGGAAGTGGTGACCAATCTTTTATGCTGCCACGCGCGGGTTGACAGCCAGAAATTGCGCCGTGGGCTTATTTCCGCGGAAGAAATACAGGAGCTGATGCTGAGCGCAGGCCAGTTTGAAAAGGCAAATATTTTTATAGACGATTCGAGCGCCCTGACGCCCTTTGACTTGAGAAGCCGCGCCAGGCGACTTAAAGCCGACCACGATATACAGCTGATTCTGGTTGATTATTTGCAGCTTATGATGATGAAGGATGCGGACAGCCGCGAGCGGGAAATCGCCCAGATTTCCTACTCGCTTAAGAGCCTTGCCAAGGAACTGGGTATCCCGGTAGTCGCCATGGCGCAGTTAAGCCGCGCGCCGGAACACCGGGAAGCCAAACAGCCCAAGCCGCGCCTTTCCGACCTTAGGGAATCCGGCGCCATCGAGCAGGATGCCGATGTGGTTTTGATGCTTTACCGTGACGAGCTTTATAACCCCAATTCGGAAAAGAAGAATATCTGCGAAATCATCATCGCCAAACAGCGCAACGGCCCGACCGGCAGTTATGAAGTGCAGTTCCAGAAAGAATACACCCGCTTCGAGACCCTCTATAAGGAAGAAGAAAGCGCGTTGCACTAA
- a CDS encoding terpene cyclase/mutase family protein, whose protein sequence is MKKHLVYSWILLLGLIPLFTIGAENVNEAVNKNSNQPEITTQAIQAIDKGLKYFADHQLKNGSLGGGYPVAATSLAGLTWLASGHTPHRGKYSENIRRALKYIIGSQLKNGFIAGSDTQSGMYGHGYSTLFLSESFGMLEDETLYEEVHDALKKAVHLLENSQNQFGGWNTAPDAQATDDGSGAVAIMQITALRAARNAGIWVNSGTINKAKKYIQEMTTADGWYQYNYGSRGGGHRSSALTGAGMYMMGAMDLYNEDKYKKGIQNLLASAPFLGGKNPNDQGWTSWYLYTCFYSSLAIYQYGGADWVRWYAAIREELIKQQTNEGLWTNDAYGGIYSAFAMLTLQLPYRYLPIFQEGGRGAEGQ, encoded by the coding sequence ATGAAAAAACATCTTGTCTATTCTTGGATATTATTGCTGGGTTTGATTCCCCTATTTACTATCGGCGCCGAGAACGTTAATGAGGCGGTTAATAAAAACAGTAACCAGCCCGAAATTACCACGCAGGCTATCCAGGCGATTGATAAGGGATTGAAATATTTTGCCGACCATCAACTCAAAAACGGCAGCCTGGGCGGCGGGTATCCAGTTGCCGCCACCAGTTTGGCCGGCTTGACCTGGCTGGCTTCAGGCCATACACCGCATCGAGGCAAATATAGTGAAAACATCCGCCGGGCGCTTAAATATATTATCGGCAGCCAGTTAAAAAACGGGTTCATTGCCGGCTCCGATACGCAATCCGGTATGTACGGGCACGGTTATTCGACGCTCTTCCTTTCCGAATCATTCGGGATGCTTGAAGACGAGACATTATATGAAGAAGTGCATGACGCCCTGAAAAAGGCCGTGCATCTTTTAGAAAACAGCCAGAACCAGTTTGGCGGATGGAATACCGCTCCCGATGCACAGGCGACGGATGACGGCTCCGGTGCAGTGGCCATTATGCAGATTACCGCCCTGCGCGCCGCCCGCAATGCCGGTATCTGGGTTAATTCCGGGACTATCAACAAGGCGAAAAAGTATATCCAGGAGATGACCACGGCGGATGGCTGGTACCAGTATAATTATGGCAGCCGGGGAGGAGGGCATCGCTCTTCCGCCCTGACAGGAGCCGGGATGTATATGATGGGCGCGATGGATTTATATAATGAAGATAAGTATAAAAAAGGCATACAGAACCTCCTGGCTTCCGCGCCGTTTTTGGGCGGGAAAAACCCGAACGACCAGGGCTGGACTTCTTGGTATCTTTATACCTGTTTTTATTCCTCGCTGGCCATTTATCAATATGGCGGAGCGGATTGGGTTCGCTGGTATGCCGCTATCCGCGAAGAATTAATCAAACAACAGACAAATGAAGGGCTCTGGACGAATGACGCCTACGGCGGCATCTATTCCGCCTTTGCGATGTTGACTCTCCAGTTGCCTTACCGATACCTGCCTATTTTCCAGGAAGGCGGACGCGGGGCTGAAGGGCAATAA